Proteins found in one Neofelis nebulosa isolate mNeoNeb1 chromosome 3, mNeoNeb1.pri, whole genome shotgun sequence genomic segment:
- the C3H4orf33 gene encoding LOW QUALITY PROTEIN: UPF0462 protein C4orf33 homolog (The sequence of the model RefSeq protein was modified relative to this genomic sequence to represent the inferred CDS: inserted 2 bases in 1 codon): MDFKIEYTWDGFPVKHEPVFVRLNPGDGGVVMEVSAPFFNDPPAPLGEPGKPFNELWDYEVVEAFFLNDITEQYLEVELCPHGQHLVLLLSGRRHVWKQELALSFRVSRKETKWEGKAYLPWSYFPPKVTKFNSFAIHGSKDKRNYEALYPVPQHELQQGQKPDFHCLEYFKPFNFNTLLGEEWKQPESELWXMEKSDV, translated from the exons atggattttaaaatagaatacacTTGGGATGGTTTTCCAGTGAAGCATGAGCCAGTGTTTGTCAGGCTGAATCCAGGTGATGGAGGAGTGGTGATGGAAGTTAGCGCCCCATTTTTCAATGATCCTCCAGCCCCACTTGGAGAACCAGGAAAACCTTTCAATGAACTGTGGGATTATGAAG ttGTGGAAGCATTTTTCTTGAATGACATAACTGAGCAGTATTTAGAAGTTGAACTTTGTCC TCACGGACAACATTTGGTGCTTTTACTCTCTGGAAGAAGACATGTAtggaaa CAGGAGCTTGCTCTATCATTCAGAGTGTccagaaaagagacaaaatgggAAGGCAAAGCTTATCTTCCTTGGAGTTATTTTCCACCAAAGGTGACAAAATTCAATTCATTTGCAATTCATGGgtcaaaagataaaagaaattatGAAGCTCTTTACCCTGTACCTCAGCATGAACTGCAACAAGGACAAAAACCTGATTT cCATTGTCTGGAATACTTTAAGCCTTTCAATTTTAACACACTGCTTGGAGAAGAATGGAAACAACCAGAATCAGAGCTGTG CATGGAGAAATCTGATGTATAG